Within the Acidobacteriota bacterium genome, the region CCGTCGAGACGGCGGCTCAGTCCAGCGCGCCCAGGTAGGGGAGATTGCGGTACTGCTCGGCGTAGTCGAGGCCGTAGCCCACCACGAAGCGGTCCTCGATGGTGAAGCCGATATAGTCCACCTTCACCTCGATGACACGCCGCGACGGCTTGCTCAGCAGGCATGCGGTCTTCAGCGACTTTGGCCCGCGGGCGTGCAGGATTTCCTGCAGATAGGCCAGCGTCAGCCCCGTGTCGACGATATCCTCGACGATGATGACGTTGCGTCCCTCGAGTCCCGTGTCGAGGTCTTTCAGGACACGGACTTCGCCCGACGATGTGGTGTTCTTGCCGTAGCTCGACACCGCCATGAAGTCGATGGTGACCGGCCGATCCATGGCCCGGATGAGATCGCCCAGAAACATGAATGCGCCCTTGAGGACGCTGACGAAGTGCAACTGGGGCTCGTTGGCGAAATCGCGGCGGATTTCCGCAGCCAGTTCCTTTACACGCTGCTGGATCTCCTGCGCGGAGATGATGACGGTTTTGGGTTCTTCGTACGCCATAGGCGAAAGAGACTAGCATAGGTCCCGAGCGGCGTGGAAATCGGCCGGCGGCATCAGGGGGCTTGGTTTGCAACGCGGGCGGCCCCGGACTAGGATGTATCGATATTGAAACACCCGCGCGGATCGTCAAGCGGGAGACTTGTCGTCTGCAGCGGCCCAGCGGTCGTTGCTGCGCATCACCATCAGGAGGGCGTGTGGCAAAGGGATTGAACCCAGCGGACATTAATAAGTATGCGCGGATTGGCGCGGCCGTAAAGCTGGCCGAACTCGAGCAGGAGATTGCGGCCCTGCGGCGCGCATT harbors:
- the hpt gene encoding hypoxanthine phosphoribosyltransferase — its product is MAYEEPKTVIISAQEIQQRVKELAAEIRRDFANEPQLHFVSVLKGAFMFLGDLIRAMDRPVTIDFMAVSSYGKNTTSSGEVRVLKDLDTGLEGRNVIIVEDIVDTGLTLAYLQEILHARGPKSLKTACLLSKPSRRVIEVKVDYIGFTIEDRFVVGYGLDYAEQYRNLPYLGALD